A DNA window from Xyrauchen texanus isolate HMW12.3.18 chromosome 6, RBS_HiC_50CHRs, whole genome shotgun sequence contains the following coding sequences:
- the LOC127644891 gene encoding gastrula zinc finger protein XlCGF57.1-like isoform X2: MNLVKEELKEESEVISITESCKMENEDAEEQRDLIEVKEESQELKDVEEKIHDHKSDHFITVEESFSGSKTENNFSHKRTRRTRAKKSFTCSHCGKSFTEKRSLKTHLKLLTGEKPFTCIHCGKSFAHKGYLKRHMRIHTGEKPFTCSHCGKSFSQKRNLPRHMRLHTREKPFTCLECGKGFAHKENLQSHMRIHTVEKPFTCSQCGKSFTKKRNLNNHLKLHTGEKPFTCPQCGKCFALKGNLQRHMKIHTGEKPFTCSQCGKSFAHKRNFHRHMRIHTVEKPFTCSQCEKSFAHKEDLQRHMRIHTVEKPFTCCQCGKTFIEKGNLQRHIRIHTGEKPFTCSQCGKSFTQASHLTLHLRSHSGVKPFNCDQCGKTFTGASQLKVHMRSHINEITCVLFVESVSLHHQS; encoded by the coding sequence ACTTGATAGAAGTGAAAGAGGAGAGTCAAGAACTGAAGGATGTGGAGGAGAAAATTCATGATCATAAATCTGATCATTTCATCACTGTTGAAGAATCTTTCAGTGGCTCAAagactgaaaataatttttcacacaaaAGAACTCGAAGAACAAGAGCCAAAaaatctttcacctgctctcactgtggaaagagtttcacagaaaaaagaagccttaaaactcatttaaaacttctcactggagagaagcctttcacctgcattcactgtggaaagagttttgcacataaAGGATATCTTAagcgtcacatgagaattcatactggagagaagcctttcacatgttctcattgtggaaagagtttttcacAGAAAAGAAATCTTCCCCGTCACATGAGACTTCACACcagagagaagcctttcacatgccttgAGTGTGGAAAGGGTTTTGCACATAAAGAAAATCTTCAgagtcacatgagaattcacactgtagagaagcctttcacctgctctcagtgtggaaagagtttcacaaaaaAAAGGAACCTTAACAATCACTTAaaacttcacactggagagaagcctttcacctgccctcagtgtggaaagtgttTTGCACTTAAAGGAAATCTTCAGCGtcacatgaaaattcacactggagagaagcctttcacctgctctcagtgtggaaagagttttgcacataaAAGAAATTTTCAccgtcacatgagaattcacacagtggagaagcctttcacctgctctcagtgtgaaaAGAGTTTTGCACATAAAGAAGATCTTCagcgtcacatgagaattcacactgtagagaagcctttcacctgctGTCAGTGTGGCAAGACTTTCATAGAGAAAGGAAATCTTCAGCGtcacataagaattcacactggagaaaagcctttcacctgctctcagtgtggaaagagtttcacacaagcAAGCCATCTAACGCTTCATCTGCGCTCTCACTCTGGAGTTAAGccatttaactgtgatcagtgtGGCAAGACATTTACGGGTGCATCACAACTAAAGGTTCACATGAGAAGTCACATAAATGAGATAActtgtgttctttttgtggaaagcgTTTCATTACATCATCAATcctga